From Streptomyces fungicidicus, one genomic window encodes:
- a CDS encoding M23 family metallopeptidase, with protein sequence MFQRVTSRLPRTSLTRTRATVLAAGLGTTVVLGAGVAVAAETSAAPATAVQAQAAKAKASWTSPVKNYKLSASFAQNGGMWASKHSGQDYAVPTGTAVKAAHGGTVVKAGGNGAGDGPAYGNAIVIKHGNKTYSQYAHLSQINVKVGQVVKTGQKIALSGNTGNSSGPHLHFEIRTTPNYGSAVDPAKFLRANGVSL encoded by the coding sequence ATGTTCCAGCGCGTCACGTCCCGTCTCCCCCGTACGTCCCTGACCCGCACCCGCGCGACCGTCCTGGCCGCCGGCCTGGGCACCACGGTCGTCCTGGGAGCCGGGGTCGCGGTCGCCGCCGAGACTTCGGCCGCTCCCGCCACCGCCGTCCAGGCGCAGGCCGCCAAGGCGAAGGCCTCCTGGACCTCCCCGGTGAAGAACTACAAGCTGTCCGCGAGCTTCGCGCAGAACGGCGGCATGTGGGCCTCCAAGCACTCCGGCCAGGACTACGCCGTCCCGACCGGCACCGCGGTGAAGGCCGCCCACGGCGGCACCGTGGTCAAGGCCGGCGGCAACGGCGCCGGTGACGGTCCGGCCTACGGCAACGCGATCGTCATCAAGCACGGCAACAAGACGTACTCCCAGTACGCCCACCTGTCGCAGATCAACGTGAAGGTCGGCCAGGTCGTCAAGACCGGCCAGAAGATCGCCCTGTCCGGCAACACCGGCAACTCCAGCGGCCCGCACCTGCACTTCGAGATCCGCACCACCCCGAACTACGGCTCCGCCGTGGACCCGGCGAAGTTCCTGCGCGCCAACGGCGTCAGCCTCTGA
- a CDS encoding helix-turn-helix domain-containing protein: protein MTAVEAEAGRLKGEADEPGWEVDPDDEWGVAVITTVGRQLKLRREAAGMRAAEFGRAVGYGEDMIYKIEGGKRIPQQEFLDRADEVLGAGGLIAAAWEDVKKVRYPKTVRDIAKLEGRAVEIGVYVCNSISGLLQTPEHARALFRAAQPPYAPDDVERMVAARMERRSVFERVPAPAVSFVLEEATLQREVGGTMVWRQQLERLLEVGRLHNVTLQVMPTKTEAHPGVDGRIEVLKFADGTAVGRSDGAFNGRPTSEPKQLRILELRYGTIRAQALSPRESLAFIEHLLLGET from the coding sequence ATGACGGCGGTCGAGGCGGAGGCGGGTCGGCTCAAGGGCGAGGCGGACGAGCCGGGTTGGGAGGTCGACCCGGACGACGAGTGGGGCGTCGCGGTCATCACGACCGTCGGGCGGCAGCTGAAGCTGCGGCGCGAGGCGGCGGGGATGCGGGCCGCCGAGTTCGGCAGGGCGGTCGGCTACGGCGAGGACATGATCTACAAGATCGAGGGCGGCAAGCGGATCCCCCAGCAAGAGTTCCTGGACAGGGCCGACGAGGTCCTGGGGGCGGGCGGGTTGATCGCGGCGGCCTGGGAGGACGTGAAGAAGGTCCGGTATCCGAAGACCGTCCGGGACATCGCGAAGTTGGAAGGGCGGGCGGTCGAGATCGGGGTGTACGTGTGCAACAGCATCAGCGGGTTGCTGCAGACACCCGAGCACGCACGGGCGCTGTTCCGGGCGGCGCAGCCGCCGTATGCGCCGGACGATGTGGAGCGGATGGTGGCCGCTCGCATGGAACGGCGGTCGGTCTTTGAACGCGTCCCGGCCCCTGCAGTCAGCTTCGTCCTGGAAGAGGCGACGTTGCAGAGGGAAGTCGGAGGCACAATGGTGTGGCGACAGCAGCTCGAACGTCTGCTTGAGGTGGGGCGGTTGCACAACGTCACGCTTCAGGTGATGCCGACGAAAACCGAAGCCCACCCCGGGGTGGACGGCAGGATCGAAGTGCTGAAATTCGCGGACGGCACGGCGGTGGGGCGCTCCGACGGCGCGTTCAACGGCCGGCCGACCTCCGAACCGAAGCAGCTGCGCATCCTGGAGCTGCGGTACGGCACCATCCGCGCGCAGGCGCTCTCGCCCAGGGAGTCGCTGGCCTTCATCGAGCACCTACTGCTGGGAGAAACATGA
- a CDS encoding DUF397 domain-containing protein, producing the protein MIRKISAGDASELAWFKSSYSDGTDGNSCVELALTPRTVHVRDSKDVTGPRLAFTPETWARFVPYASEG; encoded by the coding sequence ATGATCCGCAAGATCTCCGCTGGTGACGCCTCCGAGCTGGCCTGGTTCAAGAGCAGCTACAGCGACGGCACCGACGGCAACTCCTGCGTCGAGCTCGCCCTCACCCCCCGCACCGTCCACGTCCGCGACTCGAAGGACGTCACAGGCCCCCGCCTCGCCTTCACCCCCGAGACCTGGGCCCGCTTCGTCCCGTACGCGTCCGAGGGCTGA
- a CDS encoding ATP-binding protein, producing MNQRTAEPSATVRNFSVLLSATPRSARLARLLTDAHLSDWGYDSEAARHVVAELATNAVTHGRVPGRDFRLAFYVVDHTLRIEVTDTRGERLPDPQPASHDAESGRGLLLVEALADRWGVSEDRFPRKTVWAELRLTAPEPEI from the coding sequence GTGAATCAGCGAACTGCCGAACCCAGCGCCACTGTCAGGAACTTCAGCGTGCTGCTGTCCGCGACCCCCCGAAGCGCCCGCCTCGCCCGGCTCCTCACGGACGCCCACCTCAGCGACTGGGGCTACGACTCCGAGGCCGCACGCCACGTCGTGGCCGAACTGGCGACCAACGCCGTCACCCACGGCCGCGTGCCCGGCCGGGACTTCCGCCTCGCCTTCTACGTGGTGGACCACACGCTCCGTATCGAGGTCACCGACACACGCGGCGAACGCCTCCCGGACCCTCAACCGGCCTCCCACGACGCCGAGTCCGGCCGCGGACTGCTCCTGGTCGAGGCACTCGCGGACCGCTGGGGCGTGTCCGAGGACCGCTTCCCGCGCAAGACCGTCTGGGCCGAACTACGGCTTACGGCACCGGAACCCGAGATCTGA